The Desmodus rotundus isolate HL8 chromosome 3, HLdesRot8A.1, whole genome shotgun sequence genome includes a region encoding these proteins:
- the KRT8 gene encoding keratin, type II cytoskeletal 8, producing the protein MSVRMTQRSFKVSTSGPGAFSSRSFSSGPSISSSAFSRVSSSSRLGLGTSMNLAGGFGGAGSMGTIKAVQVNQSLLSPVKREVDPNIQAVRNQEKEQIKTLNNKFASFIDKVRSLEQQNKILETKWSLLQQQKTTRSNMDNMLEAYINNLRRQLETLAQEKLRLEAEFGNMQGLVEDLKNKYEDEINKRTEMENEFVLIKKDVDEAYMNKVELESRLEGLTDEINFYRQLYDEEIRELQSQISDTSVVLSMDNSRSLDLDSIIAEVKAQYEEIANRSRAEAEAIYKIKYEELQTLAGKHGDDLRRTKTEISETTRNISRIQAEIDGLKGQRASLEAAIKDAEQRGELAIKDAQAKVAELEAALRAAKQDMAQQLREYQELMNVKLALDVEIATYRKLLEGEESRLESGMQNMSIHTKTTSGYSGGLSPAYGNFNYGLGFQASLGSGGSSGSFNRTSTSSSKTVVVKKIETRDGKLVSESSDVLSK; encoded by the exons ATGTCTGTACGGATGACCCAGAGGTCCTTCAAGGTGTCCACCTCTGGCCCCGGGGCCTTCAGCAGCCGCTCGTTCTCAAGTGGGCCCAGCATCAGCTCCTCGGCCTTTTCCCGGGTGAGCAGCAGCTCCCGGCTTGGCCTGGGCACCAGCATGAATCTGGCCGGGGGTTTCGGTGGAGCTGGGAGCATGGGGACCATCAAAGCCGTCCAAGTGAACCAGAGCCTGCTGAGTCCTGTGAAGCGAGAGGTGGATCCCAACATCCAGGCCGTGCGAAACCAGGAGAAGGAGCAGATCAAGACCCTCAACAACAAGTTTGCTTCCTTCATCGATAAG GTGCGGAGCCTGGAGCAGCAGAATAAGATTCTGGAGACCAAGTGGagtctcctgcagcagcagaagACGACCCGCAGTAACATGGACAACATGTTGGAGGCCTATATCAACAACCTGCGGCGGCAGCTGGAAACACTGGCCCAGGAGAAGCTGAGACTGGAGGCGGAGTTCGGCAACATGCAGGGGCTGGTGGAGGACCTGAAGAATAA GTACGAGGATGAGATCAACAAGCGCACAGAGATGGAGAATGAATTTGTCCTCATCAAGAAG GATGTGGATGAAGCTTACATGAACAAGGTAGAGCTggagtcccgcctggaaggccTGACCGATGAGATCAACTTCTACAGGCAGCTGTATGATGAG gaGATTCGTGAGCTGCAGTCCCAGATCTCTGACACGTCCGTGGTGCTGTCCATGGACAACAGCCGCTCCCTGGATCTGGACAGCATCATCGCCGAGGTCAAGGCCCAGTACGAGGAGATCGCCAACCGCAGCCGGGCTGAGGCTGAAGCCATCTACAAGATCAAG TATGAGGAGCTGCAGACATTGGCCGGGAAGCACGGGGATGACCTGCGTCGCACGAAGACGGAGATTTCTGAGACTACCCGGAACATCAGCAGAATCCAGGCTGAGATCGATGGGCTCAAAGGCCAG agggCTTCCCTGGAGGCGGCCATCAAGGATGCTGAGCAGCGCGGCGAGCTGGCCATCAAGGATGCTCAGGCCAAGGTGGCTGAGCTGGAAGCCGCTCTGAGAGCCGCCAAGCAGGACATGGCCCAACAGCTGCGTGAGTACCAGGAGCTCATGAACGTCAAGCTGGCCCTGGACGTGGAGATCGCCACCTACCGCAAGCTGCTGGAGGGCGAGGAGAGCCG GCTGGAGTCTGGGATGCAGAACATGAGTATCCATACCAAGACCACCAGCGGCTACTCAG GTGGGCTGAGCCCAGCTTATGGGAACTTCAACTATGGCCTGGGCTTCCaggccagcctgggctctggcGGGAGCTCTGGCTCCTTCAACCGCACCAGCACCAGCTCCTCCAAGACCGTGGTTGTGAAGAAGATTGAGACCCGCGATGGGAAGCTGGTGTCTGAGTCATCTGATGTTCTGTCCAAGTGA